In Zea mays cultivar B73 chromosome 7, Zm-B73-REFERENCE-NAM-5.0, whole genome shotgun sequence, the following proteins share a genomic window:
- the LOC100272709 gene encoding uncharacterized protein LOC100272709 isoform 2 (isoform 2 is encoded by transcript variant 2), whose product MAQLPCPAAAAAANVAAGKEETATWEDALDLDDSDICFVPPPLPYSFDATASQPQQDKPPHSFHHQPHRIPGPTAAVQDTILPRSAPRPPLSSRRGDADFLLPPWLCALQFLGKDRAWERPGIRTIKDNKELIRAPLVAGVVTLCRPNGLGDLFLVLKDPTDSIGASVHKKVLLEENNGHDISIGCAVVFIKVAVFRPSDKLCYLNVTKGKVIKVFSKNCAAPAKQVISPNTSERSQGEDSASNTMMRILGREDMMPSNEMTVTEVSHEHSATPDSTNCTSTWDIYGRFSLGSNKEDKLLVGDPHNKHTSSCSTDGHPQQNLSIPNTIGCFSTPKENVNTSSGSHLKRKKVVSEWTDEQLSELFADY is encoded by the exons ATGGCGCAACTCCCttgccccgccgccgccgccgccgctaatgTAGCGGCCGGGAAAGAAGAGACTGCCACCTGGGAGGACGCGCTGGACCTGGATGACTCCGACATCTGCTTcgttccccctcccctcccctactCATTCGACGCCACCGCCTCCCAGCCCCAGCAGGACAAACCCCCGCACTCTTTCCACCACCAGCCCCACCGCATCCCCGGCCCCACTGCCGCCGTCCAGGACACGATTCTTCCCCGCTCCGCCCCCCGTCCGCCTCTCTCATCGAGACGCGGGGACGCCGACTTCCTGCTGCCCCCGTGGCTCTGCGCTCTCCAGTTCCTTG GGAAGGACCGCGCGTGGGAACGGCCGGGTATCAGGACGATTAAGGACAACAAGGAATTGATTCGAGCACCTTTG GTGGCTGGGGTGGTGACGTTGTGCAGGCCAAACGGGCTCGGAGATCTCTTCTTGGTTCTAAAG GATCCAACCGACTCAATCGGTGCTTCAGTTCACAAGAAAGTTCTTTTGGAGGAGAATAATGGCCATGATATCTCAATTGGGTGTGCTGTTGTTTTTATTAAG GTAGCTGTTTTCCGTCCGTCTGACAAGTTGTGCTACCTCAATGTTACCAAAGGAAAAGTGATCAAG GTTTTTAGTAAAAATTGTGCTGCCCCAGCTAAGCAAGTGATTTCACCAAATACTTCTGAAAGAAGTCAAGGCGAAGATTCTGCCAGCAATACAATGATGAGAATTTTAGGTCGTGAAGACATGATGCCCAGTAACGAGATGACAGTTACTGAGGTTTCTCATGAACACAGTGCAACACCTGATTCAACTAATTGCACTTCAACGTGGGATATTTATGGTAGGTTTAGTTTGGGAAGTAACAAGGAAGATAAATTGCTGGTAGGAGATCCGCATAACAAGCATACATCAAGCTGCAGTACTGATGGGCATCCCCAGCAAAATTTGAGTATTCCAAACACTATAGGTTGCTTCTCAACCCCGAAAGAAAATGTTAATACCAGCAGCGGATCACATCTCAAACGCAAAAAGGTTGTATCAGAATGGACAGATGAGCAGCTTTCTGAACTGTTTGCTGACTACTAG
- the LOC100272709 gene encoding uncharacterized protein LOC100272709 isoform 1 (isoform 1 is encoded by transcript variant 1) has protein sequence MAQLPCPAAAAAANVAAGKEETATWEDALDLDDSDICFVPPPLPYSFDATASQPQQDKPPHSFHHQPHRIPGPTAAVQDTILPRSAPRPPLSSRRGDADFLLPPWLCALQFLGKDRAWERPGIRTIKDNKELIRAPLVAGVVTLCRPNGLGDLFLVLKDPTDSIGASVHKKVLLEENNGHDISIGCAVVFIKSR, from the exons ATGGCGCAACTCCCttgccccgccgccgccgccgccgctaatgTAGCGGCCGGGAAAGAAGAGACTGCCACCTGGGAGGACGCGCTGGACCTGGATGACTCCGACATCTGCTTcgttccccctcccctcccctactCATTCGACGCCACCGCCTCCCAGCCCCAGCAGGACAAACCCCCGCACTCTTTCCACCACCAGCCCCACCGCATCCCCGGCCCCACTGCCGCCGTCCAGGACACGATTCTTCCCCGCTCCGCCCCCCGTCCGCCTCTCTCATCGAGACGCGGGGACGCCGACTTCCTGCTGCCCCCGTGGCTCTGCGCTCTCCAGTTCCTTG GGAAGGACCGCGCGTGGGAACGGCCGGGTATCAGGACGATTAAGGACAACAAGGAATTGATTCGAGCACCTTTG GTGGCTGGGGTGGTGACGTTGTGCAGGCCAAACGGGCTCGGAGATCTCTTCTTGGTTCTAAAG GATCCAACCGACTCAATCGGTGCTTCAGTTCACAAGAAAGTTCTTTTGGAGGAGAATAATGGCCATGATATCTCAATTGGGTGTGCTGTTGTTTTTATTAAG TCCAGGTAG
- the LOC109941041 gene encoding ribosomal RNA processing protein 36 homolog has protein sequence MKSCVTWIDKQLKSHPPKNVESKILREHIKKEREAAKARKRPYYLKKSELRERKLMNKYNELKEAGKLDALMEKRRRKNASKDHRFMPYRHNSFLILEASERMILGRSSRGGWTLDITTTLHMLADLFIYYSC, from the exons ATGAAGAGTTGTGTCACGTGGAT TGATAAGCAGTTGAAGTCTCATCCTCCAAAGAACGTTGAATCAAAAATCTTGCGTGAGCATATCAAGAAAGAGAGGGAGGCAGCAAAGGCTAGAAAACGACCATACTATCTAAAGAAAT CTGAACTTCGCGAAAGGAAGTTGATGAACAAGTACAACGAGCTCAAG GAGGCAGGAAAGCTTGATGCATTAATGGAAAAGCGGCGGAGGAAGAATGCCTCTAAAGATCATCGGTTCATGCCGTACCGACACAATAGTTTCCTGATTCTAGAGGCGAGCGAAAGGATGATTTTAGGACGGTCTTCTCGTGGTGGCTGGACACTGGACA TTACAACTACACTGCATATGCTGGCAGATTTGTTTATATATTACTCCTGCTGA
- the LOC103633793 gene encoding malate dehydrogenase, cytoplasmic, whose amino-acid sequence MMIGQIGYAIVAMIARGLMLGPDQPVVLHMLDLPKSADALSGVRMELIDAALPLLRGVVATSDEAEAFRGVSFAVLIGGWPRKEGMQRKDLIAKNVPIYQSQASALQQHAAPNCKVLVVANPANMNALVLKELAPSVPAKNITCLTRLDHNRALGQISEKLGVHVDDVRNAIVWGNHSSTQFPDASHATARTQHGEKTVRELIADEKWFKEEFVSVVQQRGEAVIKARKQSSSLSAASAACDHMRDWILGTPKGTWVSMGVCSDGSYGVPKGIFYSFPVTCEKGEWSILQGEFLSLYQYSRFRKRYNFLFDEDFPAENK is encoded by the exons ATGATGATAG GGCAGATTGGGTACGCCATAGTCGCCATGATCGCGAGGGGTCTGATGCTTGGGCCAGACCAGCCGGTGGTTCTCCACATGTTGGACCTCCCTAAGTCGGCGGACGCCCTGAGCGGCGTCAGGATGGAGCTGATCGATGCCGCGTTGCCTCTTCTCAGAG GTGTCGTGGCAACGAGCGACGAGGCCGAAGCGTTCCGAGGCGTCAGCTTCGCCGTCCTGATCGGCGGATGGCCGAGGAAAGAGGGGATGCAGAGGAAAGACCTCATCGCCAAGAACGTCCCCATATACCAGTCCCAGGCTTCTGCGCTGCAGCAGCACGCTGCCCCAAACTGCAAG GTTCTTGTCGTGGCAAACCCTGCGAACATGAACGCGCTCGTGCTGAAGGAATTGGCGCCTTCGGTGCCCGCCAAGAACATCACCTGCCTCACGCGTCTTGACCACAACCGCGCCCTGGGCCAGATCTCCGAGAAGCTGGGCGTGCACGTCGACGACGTCAGGAACGCCATAGTGTGGGGGAACCACTCCTCCACGCAATTCCCCGACGCCAGCCACGCCACCGCCAGGACCCAGCACGGGGAGAAGACCGTCAGGGAGCTCATCGCCGACGAGAAATG GTTTAAGGAGGAGTTCGTCAGCGTCGTGCAGCAGCGCGGCGAGGCGGTGATCAAGGCGCGGAAGCAGTCCAGCTCGCTGTCCGCCGCCAGCGCGGCCTGCGATCACATGAGAGACTGGATCCTTGGCACCCCGAAG GGCACGTGGGTATCTATGGGTGTGTGCTCTGACGGGAGCTATGGCGTTCCCAAGGGCATCTTCTACTCATTTCCGGTGACATGCGAGAAGGGAGAGTGGTCTATCTTGCAGGGTGAGTTCTTATCATTATACCAGTATTCTAG GTTTAGGAAAAGATACAATTTCTTATTTGATGAAGATTTTCCTGCTGAAAATAAGTGA